In the Larus michahellis chromosome 6, bLarMic1.1, whole genome shotgun sequence genome, one interval contains:
- the LOC141745379 gene encoding scavenger receptor cysteine-rich domain-containing protein DMBT1-like, translating to MSTTSGVPLDGLAPPVVLLPEPSTTCALGWGDTGMRLRGNGSCGGLLQGWSGSVQSPGYPNSYPNNARCVWHIQLPELDLRVELQFADVELEGSSCQYDAIEVYDGEYPGSPLLGKVCQNNHRVFKSSGYQMTILFRSDSSVTRRGFQAYYSSFPASSSTAAPSSSSFTLPMSSTTGNGSCGGLLQGWSGSVQSPGYPNSYPNNARCVWHIQLPELDLRVELQFADVELEGSSCQYDAIEVYDGEYPGSPLLGKVCQNNHRVFKSSGYQMTILFRSDSSVTRRGFQAYYSSFPASSSTAAPGSTSSMPTVSTTSEDYSCGGLLSSPSGTLQSPFYPRNYPNNANCVWEIEVKNNFLVTLTFRDVQMEGGRCLSDYVEVYDGPLYTSPLLGKFCSGYGRTYKSSSNLLTVRFYSNSRYTYRGFQADYYSTPADQNTMLSCLPDYMRAVVSRYYLQSQGYSPWKLSLNDPSCKPNITSEYVIFDIPYTRCGTVREGNNNTITYSNLIRGSSSGTVITRTRNLHLHIHCKMLQNTWAEIMYVAEDNFEVNETQYGRYDVNLTFYHSAYFSWPVYDSPYYVNINQDLFLEAYLHSSDSNLVLFVDTCVASPTPHNFTTMTYDIIRNGCVRDSTYATYYSPYNHVVRFKFNAFQFIHYSPSVYLQCELVVCRAYDYSSRCYRGCITRSKREASSGQERVTVVAGPIRLREGGSWQLFFTLVGFLLKHKVKNPIPYQVIFQKPTTTTAISQLQVFSSSSFPKQQSLLGTVHAGLRYQEIFVCLALRRQLLERSLKKLVP from the exons ATGTCAACAACCTCAG GTGTCCCACTGGACGGCCTGGCCCCACCGGTGGTGTTGCTGCCCGAGCCAAGCACAACATGTGctctgggctggggggacacagggatgaggCTTCGGG GCAACGGCTCCTGCGGTGGCTTGCTTCAGGGCTGGTCTGGCTCAGTCCAGAGCCCGGGCTACCCCAACTCCTACCCCAACAACGCCCGCTGCGTGTGGCACATACAGCTGCCGGAGCTGGATCTCCGAGTCGAGCTCCAGTTTGCGGATGTCGA gctggaaggcagcagctgccagtACGACGCCATCGAGGTGTACGACGGCGAGTACCCTGGGAGCCCACTGCTCGGGAAGGTTTGCCAGAACAACCATCGCGTCTTCAAGTCATCTGGGTACCAGATGACCATCCTGTTCCGCAGTGACTCCAGCGTCACCAGGAGAGGTTTCCAGGCCTACTACTCCTCGTTTCCCGCCTCTAGCAGCACCGCGG caccaAGCAGCTCCAGCTTCACTCTTCCCATGTCGTCAACCACAG GCAACGGCTCCTGCGGTGGCTTGCTTCAGGGCTGGTCTGGCTCAGTCCAGAGCCCGGGCTACCCCAACTCCTACCCCAACAACGCCCGCTGCGTGTGGCACATACAGCTGCCGGAGCTGGATCTCCGAGTCGAGCTCCAGTTTGCGGATGTCGA gctggaaggcagcagctgccagtACGACGCCATCGAGGTGTACGACGGCGAGTACCCTGGGAGCCCACTGCTCGGGAAGGTTTGCCAGAACAACCATCGCGTCTTCAAGTCATCTGGGTACCAGATGACCATCCTGTTCCGCAGTGACTCCAGCGTCACCAGGAGAGGTTTCCAGGCCTACTACTCCTCGTTTCCCGCCTCTAGCAGCACCGCGG caccaGGTAGCACCAGCTCGATGCCCACCGTGTCAACAACCTCAG aagatTACTCTTGTGGAGGCTTGCTTTCCTCTCCGTCTGGGACATTACAGAGTCCATTTTACCCCAGAAATTATCCAAACAATGCCAACTGTGTTTGGGAAATAGAAGTAAAGAACAACTTCCTTGTCACACTCACATTTAGAGATGTTCA GATGGAAGGTGGCAGATGCTTGTCTGACTATGTGGAAGTCTATGATGGGCCACTCTATACCTCTCCTCTGCTTGGGAAATTTTGTTCTGGTTATGGTCGCACGTACAAGTCTTCTTCAAACCTGCTGACTGTCCGGTTTTACAGTAACTCTCGATACACATACAGAGGGTTCCAGGCTGACTATTATTCCACTCCAGCAGATCAGAACACTA TGCTGTCGTGTTTGCCAGACTACATGCGTGCAGTTGTGAGCAGATACTACCTTCAATCACAAGGCTACTCTCCTTGGAAACTCTCCTTGAATGACCCCTCTTGCAAACCCAACATTACATCGGAGTATGTTATATTCGACATACCATACACTCGCTGTGGCACAGTGAGAGAG GGAAACAACAATACAATAACCTATTCCAACCTTATTAGAGGATCCTCTTCTGGTACTGTAATCACAAGAACTAGAAACCTTCACCTGCATATTCACTGCAAAATGCTCCAGAACACATGGGCAGAAATAATGTATGTTGCGGAGGACAATTTCGAAGTCAACGAAACTCAGTATGGCAGATATGATGTCAACCTTACATTTTATCATTCTGCGTACTTCTCATGGCCAGTGTATGACTCGCCATACTACGTTAATATCAACCAGGATTTGTTTCTTGAAGCTTACCTGCACAGCTCCGATTCAAACCTGGTGTTATTTGTGGACACATGTGTGGCGTCTCCCACTCCCCACAATTTTACAACAATGACCTATGATATAATCAGGAATGG gTGTGTTCGAGATTCTACCTATGCTACATATTATTCACCCTACAATCACGTGGTCCGGTTTAAATTCAATGCCTTCCAGTTTATTCATTACAGTCCATCGGTTTACCTGCAATGTGAACTAGTGGTGTGCAGGGCCTATGACTATTCTTCCAGATGCTACCGAGGCTGTATTACTAGGTCCAAGAGAGAGGCAAGCTCTGGCCAAGAAAGGGTGACTGTTGTGGCTGGGCCAATACGGCTTCGGGAAGGTG GCTCCTGGCAGTTGTTTTTCACTCTTGTTGGGTTCCTTTTGAAACATAAAGTGAAGAACCCAATTCCATACCAGGTCAT CTTCCAGAAGCCAACCACCACCACAGCCA